The Lolium perenne isolate Kyuss_39 chromosome 6, Kyuss_2.0, whole genome shotgun sequence genome segment cgctacaatgttaaacaacatcggtgataacggatccccttggcgtaacccttttcgtgtttggaaatagtggccggtgtcatcattaacccggattgcgacactacctccatacacaaaatcatttattagagcgcgccactctggagaaaaacctttcatcctgagtgtctgctgtaggaaagaccacttgactttatcatacgccttttcaaaatctagttttaaaataaccccatttaatttcttagaatgcatctcatgtaccgtctcatgcaagaccgccactccatcaaggatattccttccttgcataaatgctgtctgtgatggctggacaacatgattcgcaaccgtattaagtctaatggtggctactttcgtgaaaatcttgaaacttacatttaagaggcaaataggtctatattgttgaatcctttctgcctcattaactttcggtaacaagattatttcaccaaaatttagacgaaataattctagttgtccaatgtgtaggtcactgaacaaatctagaaggtccgatttaatcgtatcccaaaaagtttgataaaactccgctggaaaaccatcaggacccggtgctttgttgcattccatttggaaaattgccttctgaacctcttcctcagtataaggtgcggttagtagaccattttcttccatagaaacttggggtatatcgtccgttaagtcctcattaagagagaaggtgctttcctccggaggaccaaacagacctttataataattagtaatgtaagatttgagttgctcatggccttcaatcaacccttcatcttgaataagagagCGAATCAATTAAcccttcaatcaacccttcaatcaacccttcaaTCAATTACATTTTTTTGCCGGCAGAAGGAAGAAAACACCAGGCAAAGACTTTGTCGAGCTTCGGGGCAAAAACGCGCGGCAAAATCTGATTGCCAAGGGAATTTCTGCCGAGTCATCTTTCCCGAGTGTAAAGACTCAAAAGAGCCTTTGATGTGTTCCGAGGATTCTTTGCCGGGTAATTTGCACACTCGGCAAACTTTTCCAGTAGTGCATGCTTGGCTGAAATTTAATTTCCTATTCTGTTCAAAAGGATAGATGAAGAATTGATAAAAAATGTTGATAAATTGAATTCAGTTCAAAGAATATTTATTACTTCTACTTATGCAGACTTCCTTTTTTTCTTATCACTTTTCATATTAGCTATCATAAGGACAAAATTTTGACCCTTTGTTTCTAATTAGTATGCATATTAGCTTGCATTATGAGAAGCGTTTGAACAATATTACTGTATTACTTACTACGTCAATATTTACATGACACACATGCATTTTGAGATTCAACTTTGATCATATTGTTTTACTAAGAAAACAAATATAGGTTATGTGCCATGAAACTAAAACGTTCAATTTGTATTTAAAAAATGGTATAATTTTATGGTAAATAACATGTAACTTATAATCATAACACACAAACAAGTATTTTGGAATACCAATTTAAAGATGTTAATTTCACATCATATAAAATACAGCATACTGCAATAGAATAATTGCTATTCAAAGCTAACACACAGAGTAATCTGAAATAAATGAATGGGGTACTATCTAAATTTCCTCCATCTACTCCCTCTTGTCCAAAATGTGTGGCCTATAATTATTTGACAAAGCCAAACTTTGTAAAGTTTGAGTGCGTATATAGAAAAATAtaaacatctacaatatcaaatgcatataatataTTCCATGTTCCAATAATACCGATTTGgtattgtagatgttgatatatTTAATATAGTAGTATACTTGATCAAACTTTACAAAGTTAGACTTGACCGGAAAAATGTAAACATCATATTTTTGGCAGGGCGGAATATGTATAAAGCATTGACTATTTACATTCCTCGATGCACCGGAATTGACTATTGATGTAACATAAGTAAAATTAATTCACTTTTATTTTATCACGGATCATTTTGTTGTTCTTGCGTTTTCCATCTAATGTACTCTCTGCCTAACTTATCTTTCACTGGAAAGTTGTAACTCAACTATTGGCTTTATTTTAGACAAACGTGTTGCTCGGTTCCTCCTAAGCTAATTAGCCAACCAACACAGAGACTGATGCACCTGGCCAAACATTCTTTCTCGGGAGCAATTGTAGCCAAGTAGAATTTTCTCACCTTTTCTGAAAGGAGTCATGGAGCATGTTCCTGCAAATGGAAACTGAACCTGGCATGCAGATGCAGCCGAGCATACCAGAAGAAGTGCGCGCAGCATCTCTCCTGATTCCTATATACAATTGATGCCTAACTCAACTGAATAATGATCACCGCATATATTAGACTTGTCTACCCATAAACGTCATTTTGCACCCTCTTAGTTCTTCTCTGTTCCCTGGACACGGGACTGTGCTATCTGCTTTCCTTGTTCCTACTTCATGTTGTTGTCGTCTCTTCAGGAATCAGGATCAAGCATATGTGCGCGGAAGTCTCATCACTGTGATTAATTCATTAGGtgtattttttcgataaagggaatatattaatattaagaagataccaattacacccagcttctgcaacaacgcaccaccctaatgacactacggatgcacacagccaaaaacaagaaaagaaaactaagaaacaaaagtcccgctaaagtatctcgggcctaacaacggcaatacatccaccgccaagacaacacctgaactctcaaaacaaatgcctccaccaaggacattgccagacacaaccaattaaggtcagaccttgggttttcaccctgaaaggtaggactctgcacttcacctgtgttgtcgcccccactttcataccgctgctgtgaagcccggaacaccaagcaagtcccacaacatcgcaaagacttgaaccttccttagctagtcctcccctccggccttcatgaaattctcttcttccgactttcatcatggatccatagtcacttgatgtcaatcaaAGAAAACGAATGATGAATAGATCCATAGTGTGAGTGTCAGTTTGGCTGCCATACATTGAAAACTCAAGATTTCCCCCCTTTTTCCTCCAAATGAAGACATAGCTCCGGTctatgcatcgattgatgcatgcAACCTTTAATAGTTTTATTACCTTATTAAAGTTTGCTCTTACAAGATATTACATCATGGCACACATGGTCATACATGTATCATCAACTATATAAAAACAAAAGAGAATATGACTCTACATAAACATGCTATCCTATGATCAAAACATTGTAATCCCGAATTGTATACGCAAAGAGATGAAAACATGAGGTCAGAGCTCATGTTTGTTGTCCTTCAAAATTGCAAAGGATTCTAGGATTCCTATTCTTTTGTCCTCGACGTACCATATGAATTTTTCTAATATGACATATTCTCAAAATTTACcttattttcttttttccaaatggGATATTTACCTTTCCTTTGATAAGTCCAATGCATTTTCCATCTACATCTGTACCCACTCCCTTCAATTCTTTGAAATTCATCTATCTTTTTTCCTATGCACAAGAAGACACCTCTTATTCATCCGAAGTTTCTTGTTTAttagtaacatgtgcatgttactactctatgctaCTCTCAACTATAATTAGTGGTTAATAACATCATAGATGGATTCATTATTTAGCTTGTAGACTCATTGTATCTTGGGAAATGTGATGTTACAATAACTAGCTATGTTGCTCTATTCTTCTCTCTCCTCATTAATTCACTgccacacaaaaaaaattaatGACTTGGACGCTAAGTTACTCATGAAATTACTtgcactatgagtagtcttagaAAGATGACAATATGAGTTACCTTTTATTAGTAGTATCTTTTTTCTTTGAGAAAATTGATTTCCTACAGAAGCATGCATTGGACAGGCAGCCCAACTTCTCAGCCCAACACATCCAAATGGGCCTAGGCCTTCCCTACGAATAAGCCCAGCACGTGGCCCATGCAAACATTCTCGAGATCTGTCAGAACGAGGGCCCACCTAGCACAGCCAGTAGCCaccacgaaacccgcaaaaattcATCGCCTCGTCATCCTAGCTCCACTTTCCAGTCTGCActgaccgccgccgccgcatccCTCTCTCCCACCCACCCCCAGCGCCACCGCGAATGGCGACGGCGGTCACAGCGTCCGCGACGGCGGCGACCCGCTTCACGCGCCTGGCGGGCGTCGGCCTCCGGCACAGCAGCTGCCGCCTCCGCACCGCCGTCCGCTTCCAGCGCCCGGGCCTCACCACCACCGCGCTCCTCCGGCCCACCGAGCTCAAGCCCAAGGACCTGGGCCAGCCCGAGACGCTCGACTACCGCGTCTTCCTCGTCGACGGCGCCGGCCGCAAGTTCTCCCCCTGGCACGACGTGCCCCTGCGCGCCGGGGACGGGGTCTTCCACTTCATCGTGGAGATCCCCAAGGAGAGCAGCGCCAAGATGGAGGTCGCAACCGACGAGGCCTTCACGCCCATCAAGCAGGACACCAAGAAGGGCAACCTCCGTTACTACCCGTAAGGACTCCCAACCGGAGGAAATTCGTCCCCAAATCATCCTCAAAATATTGTGTTTTTCGTGTTAAAATTGGAAGCATGTATATATTTAAGTTGATGGTGTAATAGTGAACCAATTGACTGTGATTAATTAGTAGTACAGGCCAGGTGGTCGTTCTGAACTCCAATTTCAATTTCATGATGGAATTTAGATGGTTGTTCTGAACTTCAATTTCATGATGAAGTTTAGATGGTTGTTCTGAACTTCCATTTCATCATGATGAAATTGGGGGCCTTGAGGTCCTTTTCAACAACAAAGCATTTTGTCCCAAGCAAGTTGGGATAGACTAGACATGAAACCCAACAGAAACATATGGAAACCAAAAACTGAAAGAGAGAAATATGTACAAGAATTAAGATTCCGGTATAGGGATTGCTCGTTTCCATGCAGTTCTACCAAGAGCCAAATCTTTAGGTACATTCCAATCCCTCCGACTCCCTGTGTACCGCTTAATCGAGAAAAATAGTAGAGGGCTACAGGCTTGTCAGTGAGAAGAGAGTGGCATTAAtttactccctctgatccatgaTAAGCGTCAGGGGCTAGGGgcttaagttcaaatttgatcaaatttgaactaatgcTCCAACACTTTTTATAGATCAGAGGGAGTGCCACTTTCAAGCTTTTCACTCGCATCTTAAGAACAAAGAAAAAAGTGGATTATATTTTTCAGTAACAATTCTTTCTTCCTGCTGTGCCACCAGATTTTATTTTTTTTGGTTCTAGACCCTTAAGTTAACATAATTACCGAGTGCCTTACACAGAGAGGTCAGATGCCATCCTCATAATTTGCATTTGGTAAATAAAAAATATTGGCACCTTTATGGTTTTTGTAGGAAACTTTAGTTTGTGGTTTTATAAAAAATGTAACTTTGGAAGAAAAACTGGGAGAATGGTAGTTCCTTTAATGCTTTTCCGTTGTGCTATAGTGGGGAAATGATAGGGCACGGTATTCTTACATTAGTCGCATTTGGAGAGCTTTACTTCAATGCAGAAAGGTTGTAGTGGCTGTCATATGCTTTATTTTAGGGATTTCTTCAAGGTTTTATATTCTCCCATGTTTGGCAGTGGGATCACTTTTAAGTCTACTTTGGTTCCCTGTCCTCGTATGGAAATCTCAGAATAGCAGATTTCGTGCGGACATACTTTTTAGGTTTATATGAAATTGAATTAGGCTGCTCTTGAAAAATCTCTTACATTTAGATGGTGTGTTAGCTGCATAGCTATGTTTGTTTTGCCACCAAAACCAACTGACAATAGCTAGGTTGAACTGATTCAAGAGTTAAAGTGTCTTCTTGTTGAATATTTACCACGCTTGATCATTTTTCTTGACAAAGGAGATCTTAAGCTGCTATGTTATGCCTTGTTTGAGTCTTTTTGAAGTGATTTTTGTTCTTATCGATCTTTCAACTTGGATAAGCTTCAAATATGAAACTTGCGTTCTTGGCGAGGCAATTGAGACATTGAGATTATGCTGCTAGTACCCCTATTATAGACTTGTGCATGGAAATTCCTGATATTATCGCTTACATCAGGTACAACATCAACTGGAACTATGGGTTACTTCCCCAAACATGGGAGGACCCAACTGCTGCGAATGCTGATGTTGAAGGAGCACTTGGAGACAATGATCCTGGTAGTTAATTTTTTCTGTTCACCATAATTGATAAGCATGATTTTATGTTAGTTCTAGCCTCTCTAATAAACCtttctctttactttttttttctcAGTTGATGTTGTTGAGATTGGTGAAAGACGAGCTAACATCGGGGATGTTCTTAGGGTGAAACCATTGGCAGCTTTGGCAATGATTGACGAGGGAGAGCTTGACTGGAAAATTGTGGCCATTTCTTTGGATGATCCCAAAGCAGCTCTTGTGAATGATGTGGATGATGTTGAGCAGCATTTTCCGGTATGACTGATATCCTTGTCCTTGTTATCCTTTGGTATCTGCTGCCTATTTCTCCTTGATGGAAAGTAGGATATCACATGAGCACCGTTTTCTGTTTCTAGTTTTGATCTTGGCTAAGTAGCTTGTAAGCAAATCAAAATTTAGTTTTGCATTCATAGTCTTGAAAAAAAGAACAGAATGGTACTCCTGGTATAATTAATCAACCCTAGTCATCTCCCGCATGTTTTTCTATAGCAATCACTAGTGGAATTCTATGAAGCCTTTTCCTATCTGTGGTTGTTAGGTTTGCAAGTTTAGAGTTGCGACCACTTCCACAGTTAGCATTAAAAACAAATTTCAGTCAGTTTTACAGCCTCACAATACTATTTTACATTTGTTTTGACTTGCACTTTTCTATTCAGGGAACATTGACTGCTATCAGAGACTGGTTCAGAGACTACAAGATACCAGATGGTAAGCCTGCCAACAGATTTGGCCTCGGCAACAAGCCCACAAGCAAGGTAAGTTTGATCTTAGCTTGTTCATTTATATCCTGAAACGCAGCAGATATTTTTGCATTCTGATGGTATCCTTCTTTGCCACGACTAGGCATATGCACTCAAGGTCATTGAAGAAACCAATGAATCATGGGAGAAATTGGTGAAGAGGAAGATTCCTGCTGGAGAGCTCTCACTAGCCTAAGGCCTAGGTCCATGAGCAGCCAACATATCCATTCTTTCAGCATGCTGTTTTATGTGATATATGCATTGCTTCTTTCATCTGGGAAAACTCTTTGCAAACCTGCTGCTTGTAACAGGAATAATCTGATTGAGTGAATAAGGAATTTCCGAGAAGTTTTTCAGAAGGGAACCAAACCGAATGTTCTTTGTCGGGATGAATTCGTTGCCTGGGAAGTTGGAAAATTGGGCTGGCAAAAGTGCAAAACGTAGTTTAGCCtcactcctcctctttttcagaaGTTTGTGCGTTCCATGCCATGGCCATACCTCTCGGGTCTGGGCACTATTTTTATTGTTTGGAAGCCAAACCTATGTGAATGACTGGGCTGGGCTGAGCCGGGCTTGGGCTGTTTAGGTAGTCAGGGCTGAGGCGTAGTAGGGTAGCATGGCCGGCGGCTGCATGGGCATAGCAGCGTTCGGTAACCGGTACACACGTGTCCTGCTCCGGGCTGTCCACGGCACCGGAATCCTTCACCTATCTCTTTCTCTCCGCCCTTTTGGGATCCTCCGACCGAATcattgcgcgcatgcacactgccTTCGGTTGATAGCTCAGCTCGGCACAAGAGAGTGAAACAATGACACGACActtctcggcggcggcggcgggggtggTGCAGCGGTACTACTGCGGCGGCGCGTGCGACGGCCGGGAGGACGGTGCGGTGCAGGCGATGCTGCAGTGCCAGCGGGTGAGCGACTTCCTCATCGCCGCCGCCTACCTCTCCATCCCGCTCGAGCTCCTCTACTTCGCCTCCTGCGCCGACATCGCCCCGCTCAAGTGGCTCCTGCTGCAGCTCGCCTCCTTCGCCGTGCTCGGCGGCACGACCCACCTGCTCGCCGTCTTCTCCCACACCCACCCGCACTCATCCGGCCTCCTGCTCGCCTCCACCGCCACCAAGCTCCTCGCGGCCCTCGTCTCCTTCGCCACCGCCGTCTCCCTCGTCATCTTCATTCCCCGCCTCATCCGCGCAAAGCTCCGGGAGGCGCTCCTCCGCTCCAAGGCCCGCCAGCTCGACCGCGACCTCGGCATCGTCCGCCGCCGCGTCGAGGCCACCTCCCGCGTCGTCCGCATGCTCACCCACCACATCCGGAGCTCCCCGCCGCTCGACGCGCACACCATCCTCCACACCACCATGCTCCACCTCGCCGACGCCCTCGCGCTCCACAGCTGCGCCGTCTGGATGCCTGGCCACGACGCCGGCGCCGATCTACACCTGGTGCACCAGCTCAGCCTCAGAGATAAGGGCCCCGTCAGCGTCGTGCTGGGCTCGCAGGCCCCAATCTCCACGGATGACACCGACGTGGCTGACGTAATGGCCAGCGAGGCTGCCAAGGTGCTCAGGCCAGGCTCGGCACTCGCCATGGCAAGCAGCGGTGGCCTCCAACCGCGGGGAGCCGTGGCTGCCATACGGATCCCCATGCTCAAGGTCTCCAATTTCGACGGAAGAAAGGCACCAGTGGCGAGCTCATATGCCATCTTGGTGTTGGTTCTTCGCAACAAGCAGGATGGCGACAGCAGT includes the following:
- the LOC127305958 gene encoding soluble inorganic pyrophosphatase 6, chloroplastic, translated to MATAVTASATAATRFTRLAGVGLRHSSCRLRTAVRFQRPGLTTTALLRPTELKPKDLGQPETLDYRVFLVDGAGRKFSPWHDVPLRAGDGVFHFIVEIPKESSAKMEVATDEAFTPIKQDTKKGNLRYYPYNINWNYGLLPQTWEDPTAANADVEGALGDNDPVDVVEIGERRANIGDVLRVKPLAALAMIDEGELDWKIVAISLDDPKAALVNDVDDVEQHFPGTLTAIRDWFRDYKIPDGKPANRFGLGNKPTSKAYALKVIEETNESWEKLVKRKIPAGELSLA